Proteins from a single region of Synechococcus sp. WH 8109:
- a CDS encoding glycoside hydrolase family 15 protein — MVVTTTETLPQNHATTLQRLDQSIQRVVLDRQDPISGLLPASTAHTIHGNYGDAWVRDCVYSVQCVWGLALAHRRQLGQNSLRAWELEQRVMALMRGLMRSMMRQAEKVERFKQSLNPLDALHAKYDSCTGEPVVDDDAWGHLQLDATSLFLLQLAQLTKGGCAVVQSRDEVDFLQNLVHYIARAYRTPDYGIWERGDKGNHGLPERNASSIGMAKAALEALDGVDLYGPHGDGSCILLIPQGAIARLRRALQGLLPRESASKEADSACLSVIGYPAWAVEDAALVERTGRRIRRELGGAYGYKRFLRDGHQTAVEDVNRLHYEPEELAAFEGIESEWPLFLAFELVTACCETRWEEARRLHSQLKTLAVEQDGERLYPELYQVPASAVDQERLNPGSQERVANTNLPLIWTQSLVWLGEMLLDDLIRPEDIDPCGRREPKLLGAETVLVAMAAETDYVRQALLAAEVPIDPTSVISVKSSDELKQRLKAAGTNPRLELTGRPGHRVETEDTARVYRQDGAISVFTPSVLEDVSSYLADDPEELVETVVDELHLLQRHWRGMGRPLLVIPIRDAALQRHRDVMLKLARQLSSGVIETIPVRLGCLSELVDQAQEVQLPPLQQKPVPCSEPAKPLLRDATDLRDLTAAEEQELDDTPIEQLSQRLWNSSLLHEQAEVLELLQRRLGPQGIQRSPEGHPVALRTLLEEVYQRGLRCEDWNLVRRCAGAMGMVHPQLEDALTDLLVRQKQVVVGRNYTGDSRLRQPMDSAAIAERIETTSGIDGRERMLEQELLLALDSVARREPVLLKGSLTLQLGQLMLLLTSELAVEKTLSQDEAFEALCCEAPHAIRKRLRVVLADVDHARAALQRGEQLHVSGRVQWSVPDPLEETPGGGDWLQHRIRLGSFQKVPRDFYAGIWSLLQHCRGLVIGDKLERRNRLNSSLILEKTPGERNFAAQVDHLLSRIKAPEYRQLCSECLLSLMAFVEANPEVRFEDDLALDVVIGHAVRVGWQQSHPSLRPENYPQYKAQAWGQFYRSSPGDCRRWQVTALRELAEQQGLV, encoded by the coding sequence ATGGTTGTGACGACGACGGAAACCCTTCCGCAGAACCACGCCACAACCCTTCAGCGTCTGGATCAATCCATCCAACGGGTGGTTCTCGATCGGCAGGACCCGATCAGCGGCCTGCTCCCTGCCAGCACCGCTCACACCATCCATGGCAACTATGGCGATGCCTGGGTGCGGGACTGCGTCTATTCGGTGCAGTGCGTTTGGGGACTGGCCCTGGCCCACCGCCGTCAGCTGGGGCAAAACAGCCTGCGCGCCTGGGAGCTGGAGCAGCGGGTGATGGCCCTCATGCGCGGCCTGATGCGCTCGATGATGCGGCAGGCCGAGAAGGTGGAGCGCTTCAAGCAGAGCCTCAACCCCCTCGACGCCCTTCACGCCAAATACGACAGCTGCACCGGCGAGCCGGTGGTGGATGACGACGCCTGGGGACATCTCCAACTCGATGCCACCTCCCTATTTCTGCTGCAGCTGGCGCAGTTGACCAAGGGCGGCTGCGCGGTGGTGCAAAGCCGTGATGAAGTGGATTTCCTCCAAAACCTGGTGCATTACATCGCCAGGGCCTACCGCACCCCCGACTACGGGATCTGGGAACGGGGCGACAAGGGCAACCATGGTTTGCCGGAGCGCAATGCCAGCTCCATCGGCATGGCCAAAGCCGCCCTGGAGGCCCTGGATGGGGTTGACCTCTACGGCCCCCATGGCGACGGCAGCTGCATCCTGCTGATTCCCCAGGGGGCCATCGCACGGCTCCGGCGCGCCTTGCAAGGGCTCCTGCCGCGGGAATCCGCCAGCAAGGAAGCCGACAGTGCCTGCCTCTCAGTGATTGGTTATCCCGCCTGGGCCGTGGAGGATGCCGCCCTGGTGGAGCGCACCGGCCGGCGGATTCGACGGGAACTCGGCGGGGCCTACGGCTACAAACGCTTCCTCCGGGATGGTCACCAGACGGCGGTGGAAGACGTCAACCGCCTGCACTACGAACCGGAGGAGCTCGCCGCCTTTGAAGGGATCGAGTCGGAGTGGCCGTTGTTTCTGGCCTTCGAACTGGTTACCGCATGCTGCGAAACACGCTGGGAGGAGGCCCGGCGCCTGCACAGCCAGCTCAAGACCCTGGCCGTTGAACAGGACGGCGAACGTCTCTACCCCGAGCTCTATCAGGTCCCGGCCAGTGCCGTCGACCAGGAACGGCTCAATCCAGGCAGCCAAGAGCGTGTGGCCAATACCAACCTGCCTCTGATCTGGACTCAGAGCCTGGTGTGGCTCGGGGAAATGCTGCTGGACGATCTGATCCGCCCCGAGGACATTGACCCCTGTGGACGCAGGGAGCCGAAGCTGCTGGGCGCAGAGACTGTTCTGGTGGCGATGGCTGCGGAGACGGATTACGTGCGCCAGGCACTGCTGGCTGCAGAGGTGCCGATCGACCCAACCTCAGTGATTTCCGTGAAGTCGTCCGACGAGCTGAAGCAACGGTTGAAAGCCGCCGGCACCAATCCGAGACTTGAGCTCACTGGGCGCCCCGGGCACCGGGTGGAAACCGAAGACACGGCTCGGGTCTACCGCCAGGACGGCGCCATCAGTGTGTTCACCCCGTCCGTGCTGGAAGACGTCAGCAGCTATTTGGCCGATGACCCGGAGGAGCTGGTGGAGACCGTTGTGGACGAGCTGCATCTGCTGCAACGGCACTGGCGCGGCATGGGACGTCCCCTTCTGGTGATCCCCATTCGCGACGCAGCCCTCCAGCGGCACCGCGACGTCATGCTCAAACTGGCCCGGCAACTCAGCAGCGGCGTCATTGAAACCATCCCCGTCCGCTTGGGCTGCCTCAGTGAACTGGTGGATCAGGCGCAGGAGGTGCAGCTGCCGCCGCTCCAACAGAAACCGGTTCCATGCTCAGAGCCGGCCAAACCGCTTCTGCGCGACGCCACCGATCTACGGGATCTGACCGCCGCAGAAGAGCAGGAGCTGGATGACACACCGATCGAACAACTGAGCCAGCGCCTCTGGAACAGTTCGCTGCTGCATGAACAGGCGGAAGTGCTCGAGTTGCTGCAACGGCGTCTTGGCCCCCAGGGGATTCAACGCAGCCCTGAGGGCCATCCGGTGGCCCTGCGCACCCTGCTTGAGGAGGTCTATCAACGGGGCTTGCGTTGTGAAGACTGGAATTTGGTGCGGCGCTGTGCTGGCGCCATGGGGATGGTGCATCCCCAACTCGAAGATGCCCTCACCGATCTTCTCGTTCGCCAGAAACAGGTGGTAGTGGGGCGCAACTACACCGGCGACTCCCGGCTGCGTCAGCCGATGGACAGTGCCGCCATCGCCGAGCGGATTGAAACCACCAGCGGAATCGACGGCCGTGAACGCATGCTCGAACAGGAACTCCTGCTTGCCCTCGACAGCGTGGCGCGGCGGGAGCCAGTGCTGCTGAAGGGGAGCCTCACCCTGCAGCTGGGGCAGCTGATGCTGCTGCTGACATCAGAGCTGGCCGTGGAGAAAACGCTCAGTCAAGACGAAGCCTTTGAAGCCCTCTGCTGCGAAGCACCCCACGCGATACGCAAGCGCTTGCGCGTCGTGCTCGCCGATGTGGACCATGCCAGAGCAGCCCTGCAACGCGGCGAACAGCTGCACGTGAGCGGCCGAGTGCAGTGGTCAGTGCCTGACCCGTTGGAGGAAACACCGGGGGGTGGGGACTGGCTTCAACACCGCATCCGCCTGGGATCCTTCCAGAAAGTTCCCCGCGATTTCTATGCCGGGATCTGGTCGCTGCTGCAGCACTGCCGCGGCCTGGTGATTGGCGACAAGCTGGAACGACGCAATCGCCTCAACAGCAGCCTCATTCTCGAAAAAACACCAGGGGAGCGCAATTTCGCCGCCCAGGTCGACCATTTGCTCAGTCGGATCAAGGCACCTGAATACCGACAACTCTGCAGCGAATGCCTGCTTTCGCTGATGGCTTTTGTCGAAGCCAATCCAGAGGTGCGCTTCGAGGATGACCTGGCCCTCGACGTGGTGATCGGTCATGCCGTCAGGGTCGGCTGGCAACAGAGCCATCCCTCTCTTCGTCCAGAGAACTACCCGCAATACAAGGCCCAGGCCTGGGGGCAGTTTTATCGGTCCTCACCCGGTGACTGCCGACGCTGGCAGGTCACGGCGTTGCGGGAACTGGCCGAACAGCAGGGGCTGGTGTAA
- a CDS encoding WecB/TagA/CpsF family glycosyltransferase, giving the protein MDSVSTAPDDRRRCQVLGVPVHACRDVCAAALGLHARGGGRIVTLNAEMTMLARADAALGQAIATADLVIPDGAGVVWALGRQQIRVVKAAGIELAWTLLEYAAAHHWRVALVGASPEVMATLRAELPQRLSGLNMALAVDGYQAPEAWPGVEAQLKALKPDLILVALGVPRQETWAERVAAGQPGLWMGVGGSFDVWAGSKKRAPGWMCRMQLEWLYRLIQEPSRWRRMLSLPAFVLKVVRLG; this is encoded by the coding sequence ATGGACTCTGTCAGCACCGCCCCCGATGACCGTCGCCGCTGCCAGGTGCTCGGCGTCCCTGTGCATGCCTGCCGTGATGTCTGTGCTGCTGCTCTCGGTCTGCATGCCCGGGGCGGCGGACGCATCGTCACCCTCAACGCTGAGATGACGATGTTGGCTCGGGCCGATGCAGCCTTGGGGCAGGCGATCGCAACGGCTGATCTGGTGATCCCCGATGGTGCGGGAGTGGTCTGGGCCCTGGGCCGTCAGCAGATCCGGGTTGTCAAAGCAGCGGGCATCGAACTGGCCTGGACCTTGCTGGAGTACGCCGCAGCCCATCACTGGCGTGTGGCGTTGGTGGGCGCATCACCTGAGGTGATGGCAACGCTGCGTGCGGAGTTGCCGCAACGGCTCAGCGGCCTCAACATGGCGCTCGCGGTGGACGGTTATCAAGCTCCCGAGGCCTGGCCGGGTGTTGAGGCTCAGCTCAAGGCGTTGAAGCCGGATCTCATTCTGGTGGCTCTGGGGGTGCCACGCCAAGAAACCTGGGCGGAGCGCGTGGCGGCTGGCCAGCCTGGACTGTGGATGGGTGTTGGCGGAAGTTTTGACGTCTGGGCCGGCTCCAAAAAACGCGCTCCCGGCTGGATGTGCCGGATGCAACTTGAGTGGCTATATCGGCTCATACAGGAACCTTCACGCTGGCGACGCATGCTGTCGCTGCCAGCGTTTGTTCTGAAGGTGGTCCGGTTGGGCTGA
- a CDS encoding photosystem II reaction center protein K — MAAFTLDLLAQLPEAYQAFSPLIDILPLIPVFFLLLAFVWQASVGFR, encoded by the coding sequence ATGGCCGCCTTCACCCTCGACCTGCTGGCACAGCTGCCCGAGGCCTATCAGGCCTTCTCTCCGCTGATCGACATTCTTCCGTTGATCCCGGTCTTCTTCCTGCTGCTGGCCTTCGTTTGGCAAGCCTCTGTGGGCTTCCGCTGA